A portion of the Nitratidesulfovibrio termitidis HI1 genome contains these proteins:
- a CDS encoding methyl-accepting chemotaxis protein encodes MLSTLSFRTKLIAGSLAMVLVTMTAMLVTSLVDARRGYLAQGRASLRNVSQILMESARFQDTLNRNKIGSDLKLMQLQFGLAGFPIPEIFMEVEAELRDADTGQTTRAILPGFKLGSTYLHESTDLVDRIRDLAGVGASVLQLHEGRLVRVSSSVADPSGSARWTYLAKEHPVTAAVLAGNGYTGILKMGGQWNLAAYAPVKGMDGSEVLGAVEVARPLLTPEFAAAVVRHNVGGKGYSFAFDGAGTILIHPDPAMVGRNVFDLPWGAALKPGAVPQEQGPASARMGKGDSRALIYTDGGEEYEACVDRYAPWDVTFVTTVSRAELMDGVGERLWRGAGIAAAVALPVAALVIWLMVRQLMVPMQRLATLAQQVARGNFDYTFHYAADDTIGATVRAVQAMVGELRMRLGFSQGVLDGVVVPCVVVDLANNITHVNAEALNVLRRAGAPAEWLGRQLGELVYGSTADAARPVLTRRSMERRDRVAEDVVLDPQADGREVVLHMVATPIYDLDGELMGAISLWVDLTHERAQHARLDAQNAVIAATAREAEDIARRVASSSHELAEQVAHSSDGAARQLARVEEVTAAMDRMNETVAEVGRRAALAVDMAGSTMQVAEDGRDVVRASMDVMHKVHGQVERLQENVAELGREAEGIGQIMGVISDIADQTNLLALNAAIEAARAGEAGRGFAVVADEVRKLAEKTMNATSQVGERIRAIQRATRGFVDSTATVAGAVRESDALATRSGGALDDILARIGDSGGEVRAIADMAEAQTRGGADVGRAVAEVDAIARETAQGMAESADAVAGLSRLAGELQHVMDGMACDGSGATHCDDSESQA; translated from the coding sequence ATGCTTTCCACCCTTTCGTTCCGCACCAAGCTCATCGCGGGTTCGCTGGCCATGGTGCTGGTGACCATGACGGCCATGCTGGTCACCAGCCTGGTGGACGCCCGGCGCGGCTATCTTGCGCAGGGGCGCGCATCGTTGCGCAACGTCTCGCAGATACTCATGGAATCCGCCAGGTTCCAGGATACGCTGAACCGCAACAAGATCGGTTCCGACCTCAAGCTGATGCAGTTGCAGTTCGGCCTGGCCGGGTTTCCCATCCCCGAGATTTTCATGGAGGTGGAGGCGGAACTGCGCGATGCTGACACCGGCCAGACGACCAGGGCGATTCTGCCCGGCTTCAAGCTGGGGTCCACCTACCTGCATGAGAGCACGGACCTCGTGGACCGCATCCGCGACCTGGCCGGGGTGGGAGCCTCAGTACTGCAACTGCATGAAGGGCGGCTGGTGCGCGTCAGTTCCAGCGTGGCCGATCCTTCCGGCAGCGCCCGCTGGACATATCTGGCGAAGGAGCATCCCGTGACGGCGGCGGTGCTGGCAGGCAATGGCTACACCGGGATTCTCAAGATGGGCGGCCAGTGGAACCTGGCCGCCTACGCCCCGGTAAAGGGCATGGACGGCAGCGAGGTGCTGGGCGCGGTGGAGGTGGCCCGCCCCCTGCTGACGCCGGAATTCGCCGCCGCCGTGGTGCGCCACAACGTGGGCGGCAAGGGGTATTCCTTTGCCTTTGACGGGGCGGGTACCATCCTTATTCATCCTGACCCGGCCATGGTGGGCCGCAACGTTTTCGACCTGCCGTGGGGCGCCGCCCTGAAGCCGGGCGCCGTCCCGCAGGAGCAGGGCCCCGCATCTGCCCGCATGGGCAAGGGCGATTCCCGCGCGCTCATCTATACGGATGGCGGCGAGGAGTACGAAGCCTGCGTGGACCGCTATGCCCCCTGGGACGTCACCTTCGTCACCACCGTCAGCCGCGCGGAACTCATGGACGGCGTGGGCGAGCGACTGTGGCGCGGTGCGGGCATCGCCGCCGCCGTGGCCCTGCCCGTGGCCGCGCTGGTCATCTGGCTGATGGTGCGCCAACTGATGGTGCCCATGCAGCGGCTGGCCACCCTTGCCCAGCAGGTGGCGCGCGGCAACTTCGACTATACCTTTCACTACGCGGCGGACGATACCATTGGGGCCACGGTGCGCGCGGTGCAGGCCATGGTGGGCGAACTGCGCATGCGCCTGGGCTTCAGCCAGGGGGTGCTGGACGGGGTTGTGGTGCCCTGCGTGGTGGTGGACCTGGCCAACAACATCACCCACGTCAATGCAGAGGCCCTGAATGTGCTGCGGCGCGCGGGCGCCCCGGCGGAATGGCTGGGCCGCCAACTGGGCGAACTGGTCTACGGCAGCACCGCCGATGCCGCCCGCCCGGTGCTGACCCGGCGCAGCATGGAACGGCGCGACCGTGTGGCGGAAGACGTGGTGCTGGACCCGCAGGCCGACGGGCGCGAGGTGGTGCTGCACATGGTGGCCACTCCCATCTACGACCTGGATGGCGAACTGATGGGTGCCATCTCGTTGTGGGTGGACCTGACGCACGAGCGCGCCCAGCATGCCCGGCTGGATGCCCAGAACGCCGTCATTGCCGCCACCGCGCGCGAGGCGGAGGATATCGCCCGCCGGGTTGCCTCGTCGTCCCATGAACTGGCCGAGCAGGTGGCCCACTCCAGCGACGGGGCGGCCCGCCAACTGGCCCGCGTGGAAGAGGTGACCGCCGCCATGGACCGCATGAACGAGACCGTGGCCGAGGTGGGCCGCCGCGCCGCGCTGGCCGTGGACATGGCCGGGTCCACCATGCAGGTGGCCGAGGATGGCCGCGACGTGGTGCGCGCCTCCATGGACGTGATGCACAAGGTGCACGGACAGGTGGAGCGGTTGCAGGAAAACGTGGCGGAACTGGGGCGCGAGGCGGAAGGCATAGGCCAGATCATGGGCGTCATCAGCGACATTGCCGACCAGACCAACCTGCTGGCGCTGAACGCGGCCATCGAGGCGGCGCGCGCCGGTGAGGCCGGGCGCGGCTTTGCCGTGGTGGCCGACGAGGTGCGCAAGCTGGCGGAAAAGACCATGAACGCCACCAGCCAGGTGGGCGAGCGCATCCGGGCCATCCAGCGGGCCACGCGCGGCTTCGTGGACAGCACCGCCACGGTGGCCGGGGCCGTGCGCGAAAGCGATGCGCTGGCCACACGCTCTGGCGGGGCGCTGGACGACATCCTGGCGCGCATTGGCGATTCCGGCGGCGAGGTGCGGGCCATTGCGGACATGGCAGAGGCGCAGACGCGCGGTGGCGCGGACGTGGGCCGCGCCGTGGCCGAAGTGGATGCCATCGCCCGCGAAACCGCCCAGGGCATGGCGGAATCGGCCGATGCCGTGGCCGGGCTGTCACGCCTGGCCGGGGAACTGCAGCACGTCATGGACGGCATGGCCTGTGATGGTAGTGGCGCAACCCACTGCGATGACAGTGAATCACAGGCGTGA
- a CDS encoding PstS family phosphate ABC transporter substrate-binding protein: protein MKSFKKVALAAALVLSLAGVAEARDQIRIVGSSTVYPFSSAVAEEFGATNKQFKSPVVESTGSGGGHKLFYAGVGPDTPDVTNSSRRMKVEEFETNAKNGVTDITEAKIGFDGIVIAQNIGNADMNLSLKDLALAVLEEVPVDGKLAPNPYKTWKQLNPALPDRKIVIYGPPATSGTRDAFIEMVVEKFTGKDETFKAVLGKDATQYKKIRQDGPYVPAGENDNLIVQKLTKDTEAVGIFGYSFLAENKDRIKGCTVEGNAPTFDNISSAKYPISRALYFYVKDAHVGKIAGLKEYVDLFMSEKMIGDAGYLKTIGLIPLPAAEREKVRKDVTSLKKLTAADLK from the coding sequence ATGAAGTCGTTCAAGAAAGTGGCGCTTGCCGCCGCGCTTGTGCTTTCGCTGGCCGGTGTGGCCGAAGCCCGCGACCAGATCCGCATCGTGGGCTCCAGCACCGTGTATCCCTTCTCCAGCGCCGTGGCCGAAGAATTCGGCGCCACCAACAAGCAGTTCAAGTCGCCCGTGGTCGAATCCACCGGTTCCGGCGGCGGTCACAAGCTGTTCTACGCGGGCGTCGGCCCCGACACCCCGGACGTCACCAACTCTTCCCGCCGCATGAAGGTGGAGGAATTCGAGACCAACGCCAAGAACGGCGTCACCGACATCACCGAAGCCAAGATCGGCTTTGACGGCATCGTCATCGCCCAGAACATCGGCAACGCCGACATGAACCTGTCCCTGAAGGACCTGGCCCTGGCCGTGCTGGAAGAAGTGCCCGTGGACGGCAAGCTGGCGCCCAACCCCTACAAGACCTGGAAGCAGCTGAACCCGGCCCTGCCCGATCGCAAGATCGTCATCTACGGCCCGCCCGCCACTTCCGGCACCCGCGACGCCTTCATCGAAATGGTGGTCGAAAAGTTCACCGGCAAGGACGAGACCTTCAAGGCCGTGCTTGGCAAGGACGCCACCCAGTACAAGAAGATTCGCCAGGACGGCCCCTACGTGCCCGCCGGTGAAAACGACAACCTCATCGTGCAGAAGCTGACCAAGGACACGGAAGCCGTGGGCATCTTCGGCTACAGCTTCCTGGCCGAGAACAAGGACCGCATCAAGGGCTGCACCGTGGAAGGCAACGCCCCCACCTTCGACAACATCTCTTCGGCCAAGTACCCCATCTCGCGCGCGCTGTACTTCTACGTGAAGGACGCCCACGTGGGTAAGATCGCCGGTCTGAAGGAATACGTGGACCTGTTCATGTCCGAAAAGATGATCGGCGACGCCGGTTACCTGAAGACCATCGGTCTCATCCCGCTGCCCGCCGCCGAACGCGAAAAGGTGCGCAAGGACGTGACCAGCCTCAAGAAGCTGACCGCCGCCGACCTGAAGTAG
- the pstC gene encoding phosphate ABC transporter permease subunit PstC yields MTMGSALQMALMAILPLSVLAYMAARRRAGADNARGTEFHSPLVYYGWYSCLWVALPSMGLFVLAGLLHLLHIATVPGPVLAGGGVALAAFGLVWSQRAIGRDFRAIHSVEGAVRWALIGASCLSILITIGIVVSVVFEAMQFFRLVNLWDFLTGTKWSPETAFLISTGRADGNVATPEFGSLPLFAGTFYITAVAMLVAVPMGLFAAVYMAEYASQRVRRIAKPALEILAGIPTVVYGFFAAITVSPLIVHLAESMGLEAEYTNALAPGLVMGVMIIPLVSSLSDDVINAVPQAMREGSYALGATTSETIRKVVLPAALPGVVSAVLLAVSRAVGETMIVVMAAGLMPNLTWNPLKSMTTVTVSIVDSLTGDQAFDSPQTLSAFGLGLVLLVLTLVLNVVSLVVIRKFREQYE; encoded by the coding sequence ATGACCATGGGAAGCGCGTTGCAGATGGCCCTGATGGCCATATTGCCGCTTTCGGTGCTGGCGTACATGGCAGCCCGCCGCAGGGCGGGGGCCGATAATGCGCGGGGCACGGAATTTCATTCGCCGCTCGTGTACTACGGGTGGTATTCGTGCCTGTGGGTGGCCCTGCCGTCCATGGGGCTGTTCGTGCTGGCGGGGCTGCTGCACCTGCTGCACATCGCCACCGTGCCCGGGCCGGTGCTGGCGGGCGGGGGCGTGGCCCTGGCCGCGTTCGGCCTGGTGTGGTCGCAGCGGGCCATCGGGCGAGACTTCCGCGCCATCCACAGCGTGGAGGGCGCGGTGCGCTGGGCGCTCATCGGGGCCTCGTGCCTTTCCATCCTCATCACCATAGGCATCGTTGTCTCGGTGGTGTTCGAGGCCATGCAGTTCTTCCGCCTGGTGAACCTGTGGGACTTCCTGACCGGCACCAAGTGGAGCCCGGAAACGGCCTTTCTGATTTCCACGGGCCGGGCCGACGGCAACGTGGCCACGCCGGAATTCGGATCGTTGCCGCTGTTCGCGGGCACCTTCTACATCACCGCCGTGGCCATGCTGGTGGCCGTACCCATGGGGCTGTTCGCCGCGGTGTACATGGCGGAATACGCCAGCCAGCGGGTGCGGCGCATCGCCAAGCCCGCGCTGGAAATCCTGGCGGGCATCCCCACCGTGGTCTACGGGTTCTTCGCCGCCATCACGGTCAGCCCGCTCATCGTGCACCTGGCCGAGTCCATGGGGCTGGAGGCGGAATACACCAACGCCCTGGCGCCGGGACTGGTCATGGGGGTGATGATCATTCCGCTGGTCTCCTCGCTGTCGGACGACGTGATCAACGCCGTGCCCCAGGCCATGCGCGAAGGTTCGTACGCGCTGGGCGCCACCACGTCCGAAACCATCCGCAAGGTGGTGCTGCCCGCCGCCCTGCCGGGTGTGGTTTCCGCCGTGCTGCTGGCCGTGTCTCGCGCGGTGGGCGAAACCATGATCGTGGTCATGGCCGCCGGGCTCATGCCCAACCTGACGTGGAACCCGTTGAAGAGCATGACCACGGTCACCGTGAGCATCGTGGATTCGCTGACCGGCGACCAGGCCTTCGACAGCCCGCAGACCCTTTCGGCCTTCGGGCTGGGGCTGGTGCTGCTGGTGCTGACGCTGGTGCTCAACGTGGTGTCGCTGGTGGTCATCCGCAAGTTCCGCGAACAGTACGAGTAG